TCTAAACTATTCAAATTTATTTTACTAATAAGATCTGCAATTTTTGGGTGAGTGCACATCTCATGGTGTAACTTGGAGAGTAAGCTCATTCTGACACCACGGTAAGAACCGCTTTTTTCCGGCATATAAGTTGCTCTATCCCAATGCATAAGTCCCATTGCACTTTCTAACGCTTCAATTTCTGTAAAATATTCAGCAAGTTCTTGATAATGCTGCATGAGTTTAAATCCTTTTCGTAATATAAAACCAGGTAACAAGATTATATCCAGCCATATCTTTAGAATGATACTTGGTAGGGCTATATTCAACAGGTGCTTGATCGGTTTTTTGATAATTTATCATGTTAGTTTGGTTAAGATGTTCTGCAACCCATTTTGCATAATCTGGATGATCGGTGGCAATAATAATTTGCCCTTCATTTTCAAGTTTAACCAGAAGCTTAGTAATAAAATCAGTATTAATTAAGCGACGCTTATTTTGTTTTCTTTTTGGCCAAGGGTCGGGAAATAAAATATAAATTTTAGAAAATTTAAAATTAAGCTCTAAGCCGAGTAATAAATTCACGTCATCTGCAAAAAATTGTAAATTTTGAACATTTTGCTCTAAGGCGTTTTGTAGGCTCTGTACCACGCCTGAAAGAAACACTTCTGCGCCAATAACCAGGCTACTAGGGTTTTGTTTACAAAGATTCAGCAGGTGGTGACCATTACCGCTGCCAATCTCAAGAATATGAGCGGTAAACTGGTCATTAATCTGTGAAGAGTTTTCAATTAAAAACTGCTTGTTGTTATTGAGAAATTTACGGTGTCGTACGTTAAAGCCTTTGCCAACTCTTCGTGCAAAAGAAACTGGGGCTTTAAAATATTTATTCGTCTCCTCGTTCATAATGATGATTCTTAAAAATGTTTTTATTAAAGTATGCTTCTTCGCCTATTGTTTCATAGATGCGGAGTAGTTCGTTATATTTTGCCATACGGTCAGATCTACATAAACCACCCGTTTTAATTTGTCCACAATTTGTTCCTATAGCTAAATGTGCTATAGTACTGTCTTCTGTTTCGCCAGATCTATGGGACATAATAACTTTGTAGCCACTATCATGCGCAATTCGTACCGTATTTAACATTTCAGTAATGGTGCCAATCTGGTTAGGTTTCACTAAAATTGCATTAGCTAATTGATCATTTATCCCTTCTTGTAACAACTGAGGATTGGTTACAAATAAATCATCTGCAACTAACTGAATTTTGCTGCCTAAAGCGGCGGTTAGGTCTTTCCAACCACTGCGATCATGCTCACTTAATGCATCTTCAATGGATACAATCGGATAATCATCAACTAGTTTGTGGTAAAAATTAATTAGTTCATCAGTAGTAAATTTTTGATTATCAATCTGATAATGTGTATCCATAAAAAATTCTGAAGCGGCTGAATCGATTGCTAATACAAAATCGCTGTTAAGTTTATAGCCACTGTCATGAATTGATTTAATGATTAGCTCTATAGCTTCTTCGTTATATTCTAGATTAGGGGCAAACCCACCTTCATCCCCGATATTAACGGAGTAACCTTTTTGTTTAAGGATATCTCTGAGCGTATAATTAACTTCACATCCCATGCGGATAGCATCTGCAATATTTTCTGCTCCAATAGGGATTATCATAAATTCTTGGATACTTAAGTTATTATCGGCATGTTTGCCACCATTAATTACATTCATCATCGGCATAGGCATAACTCGTGCATTGCTGCCGCCAATATATTTATAAAGTGGAATATGAAGGCTGTTAGCTGCAGCGCGCGCTACGGCCAGAGAGACCCCTAAGATAGCATTAGCTCCGAGACGGGATTTGTGCTCAGTATTATCAAGTTCAACTAAGGCTTGATCAACATAAAATTGTTCTAATCCATCTATCCCAATAAGGTGTTCGTTAATTTCAGTATTGATCGCTTCAACAGCTTTTAATACCCCTTTGCCTTTGAATCTAAGTTCATCTTCATCCCGTAATTCTACAGCCTCTAAGGTGCCGACTGAAGAACCGCTAGGAACTGAGGCGCGTCCAAAGGAACCATCAGCAAGTTCTACATCTACTTCAATTGTTGGTAGTCCTCTGCTATCTAGAATTTCTCTGCCATAAATTGATATAATTTCACGCATGATTCCCTCTCTTGCTGTTGTTAAGCTAGTTTAAAAGCTGGTAATGATTTAAGTTATATATTAATTGTAGCATAATTAAATAAATTCTTGAATGATAAAATGTTTTATGAGCCTGCTTTAAATAATCATGGTTTAAACCACAGTCCATTAAAATCTTGTGTGGTACCGCGGCCAATTGGCTGGATTAGTACTATAAGTTCTAATAATATTACCAATTTGACGCCTTTTAGTTATTTTAACTTGGTTGCTGATTTTCCGGCGATGGTCATGTTTTCTTGTGTAAATAGGCCGGATAACTTTGAGGATAAAGATACCCTTAAGAATATTAAACTAAATCAACAGTTTGTAGTAAATATGGTAAGTTTTGAGCTAAAGGAGCAAATGAATCTTACTTCCGGTAATTTTTCTTACGAAGTAAGTGAGGCGGATAAAGCTGGGCTTGAACTTGTTGATTCTCAACTGGTTAAACCACAAAGGGTTAAAAAATCCCCAATAGCACTTGAGTGCGAGTTATATCAAATTGTTGAACTTCCTGCTATTAAGCCGATAACAAGTAACAGCTTGGTGTTGGGTAAGATATTAGGAATTTATATAGCAGATGAAGTTATAGAGGAGGGCAAGGTTAATATAGAAAAAATTCAACCAGTCTCAAGGTTAGGGTATATGGATTATTCATCAGTTGATACTATTTTTAGTATGCAAAGGCCAAGCAACAAGGCTGACCTTTAGCATAGCCAAGTTGTTTATTATTTACTATAGCAGGTAAAGGTTTTAGCTTGATTCAATAATTTTGAAACAAAGCCTGTACTTTGCTTTATAGCATGGTTTGCTGCCGGGATAGTGGTCATAAAAGAATAAACTTTATCTTCAACATATTTTAATAAATTAGGCTTGCTTTTAGCTGGTAAGTAACAATAAGCAGCAATACAGCCACCTAAACCAATTATCCCTAGAGCAATCTTTAAGGTGACTTGAGTGGTTTTATGATTCCAGAATGACCTTACTTTAGATATAAATTGGTTTTCTGAAGCTTTTTGAACTTGTGTTTGTTGCTTTAGAATCTGTTGTTGCTCTATCTCGTGCGTAGCTAGAATCTGTTGTTGCTCTGCTTTAGCTTGTTCAAAAGCATTTTCTGATGAATTGTGATCAAATGAAATAGTAATTTTACAATTTGGTATTTTGCCAATAGCTTCACCTAAAGATTTTGCACCATCATCGCCTATGGTGTTCTCCCTTAAATTAAGGTGTTGTAAGTTTTTACATTCCTTTAGAGCTTCAGCTAAAGCTTGTGCGCCAGCATCTCCTAGGCGGTTACTGCTTAAGTCAAGGAATTGTAAGCTTTCATATTCCTTTAGAGCTTTAGCTAAATCTTGTGCGCCAGCAGCTCCTATGGTGTTACCGCTTAAGTCAAGGAATTGTAAGTTTTCATATTCCTTTAGAGCTTTAGTTAACTCTTTTGCACCGTCATCTCCTATGAAGTTATAGCCTAAAGCAAGGCCTTGTAAGTTTTTACATTCTTTTAGAGCTTCAGCTAACTCTTGTGCACCAGCAGCTCCTATGGAATTAAACGTTAAGTTAAGGCCTTGTAAGTTTTTACATTCCTTTAGAGCTTCAGCTAACTCTTGTGCACCAGCAGCTCCTATGGAATTAAGCGTTAAGTTAAGGCTTTGTAAGTTTTTACATTCCTTTAGAGCTTCAGCTAACTCTTTTGCGCCAGCATTTCCTATGTGGTTATTGCTTAAATCAAGATGTTGTAAGTTTTCACATTCTTTTAGAGCTTCAGCTAACTCTTCTGCGCCAGCATCTCCTATGGAGTTAATGCTTAAATCAAGGTGTTGTAAGTTTGTACATTGCTTTAGAGCTTTAGCTAACTCTTTTGCGCCAGCATTTCCTATGGAGTTATAGCCTAAAGCAAGGCTTTGTAAGTTTGTACATTGCTTTAGAGCTTCAGCTAACTCTTTTGCGCCAGCATTTCCTATGTGGTTAGAGCCTAAAGCAAGGTGTTGTAAGTTTGTACATTGCTTTAGAGCTTCAGCTAACTCTTTTGCGCCAGCATTTCCTATGTGGTTAGAGCCTAAAGCAAGGCCTTGTAAGTTTGTACATTGCTTTAGAGCTTCAGCTAACTCTTTTGCGCCAGCATTTCCTATGTGGTTAGAGCCTAAAGCAAGGTATTGTAAGTTTTTACATTCCTTTAGAGCTACAGCTAAGTCTTTTGCGCCAGCCTCTCCTATGTCGTTATTGCTTAAGTTAAGGCTTTGTAAGTTAACACATTTAGGCAAAATGGATATTAATTTAGAATAAGGTGCAGGTTTAGTTGTATTATCAACTCTAATATCAGCAATGCTTTCAGCGAATTCAGTATTGTTGCTAATTTCCTCAGTTAATTCCACTATATAATCTGAACTAACTGTTATACTTCCTATAAAATTGGGATACAGCTTTTTTAGCAACTTACTTAGCTTAGAAAAAGCAGTATAGTTACGATCATTAATTCCAAAGATAATTTGATCATTGCAAATTGGCTCAATTTTTTCTAAAGCTTCATCTTGATTAGTGTTTATTAATAAATTTCGCCAGATTTCTATTATAGACATTATGTTTGTTTTTTTGTGGGATATAGTTGCCTCTGATGCGTTATTAGCTTGGATAATATCATTTTTTATATCTGAGAGGTTAAATGCTTTACCTTCACTCAATTTATTTGGCCTAACAAAGAGGGTGTAGTTACATCCTGTTGGTTGCTGGAATGAAGAGCTTGCTAAATTAATTTGATCATGTAACTCTGTATAATTAAAATGCGTAAATATTTTGTTTGCTGTTACATCTACAGGTAATTTTGTGATATTTATATTGCTCATAAAGTCTTGCTGCTATAATGATTAAAATTATACACAAGTTAACAAAAGATTAAAAAGCAGTCAAGTTTTTATAGTTTGCTATAGTTGGTAAAGGTTTTAGCTTGATTCAATAATTTTGAGGTAAAATTCTGAGCTTGTTCGTTTTCTTGCGTAGCTAAAATCTGTTGTTGTTCTGCTTTGGCTTGTTCAAAAGCATTGTTTAATAAATCGCTATCGTTTAATATCCCATAGTTTAATAACTCATTATCAAGGATAATGTTGATTTTACAATTCGGTATTTTGCCAATAGCTTTACCTAAAGATCTTGCGCCATTATCTCCTATGTCGTTATTTCTTAAATTAAGGCTTTGTAAGTTTTTACATTGCTTTAGAGTTTCAGCTAAGTCTTTTGCGCCAACAGCTCCTATGTTGTTATCTTCTAAAGCAAGGCTTTGTAAGTTTTCAGATTCTTTTAGAGCTTTAGCTAACTCTTTTGTGCCGGCATCTCCTATGAAGTTATTGCCTAAAGCAAGGTGTTGTAAGTTTTTACATTTTTTTAGAGCTTTGGCTAAGTCTTTTACGCCAGCTTCTCCTATGTTGTTCCCGCCTAAGTCAAGGCTTTGTAAGTTGTTACATTCTTTTATAGCTACAGCTAAATCTTTTACGCCAGCCTCTCCTATGTCGTTATTGCCTAAAGCAAGGCTTTGTAAGTTGTTACATTCTTTTAGAGCTACAGCTAACTCTTTTGCGCCGGCAGCTCCTATGAGGTTATTGCCTAAAGCAAGGTGTTGTAAGTTTTTACATTGCTTTAGAACTTCAGCTAAGTCTTTTACGCCGGCCTCTCCTATGTTGTTCCCGCCTAAGTCAAGGCTTTGTAAGTTTTTATATTCTTTTATAGCTACAGCTAACTCTTTTGCGCCAGCCTCTCCTATGTTGTTACTGCTTAAATCAAGGCTTTGTAAGTTTTTACATTCTTTTATAGCTACAGCTAAGTCTTCTGTGCCAGCCTCTCCTATGGAGTTATAGCCTAAAGCAAGGCTTTGTAAGTTTTTATATTCTTTTATAGCTACAGCTAAATCTTTTGCGCCAGCCTCTCCTATGTTGTTACTGCTTAAATCAAGGCTTTGTAAGTTTTTACATTCTTTTATAGCTACAGCTAAGTCTTCTGTGCCAGCCTCTCCTATGGAGTTATAGCCTAAAGCAAGGCTTTGTAAGTTTTTATATTCTTTTATAGCTACAGCTAAATCTTTTGCGCCAGCCTCTCCTATGTTATTCCCGCCTAAGTCAAGGCTTTGTAAGTTTTTACATTCTTTTATAGCTACAAATAAGTCTTCTGTGCCAGCATCTCCTATGTTGTTCCAGTCTAAAGCAAGATGTTGTAAGTTTTTACATTCTTTTAGAGCTTTAGCTAAGTCTTTTGCGCCAACAGCTCCTATGTTGTTACCGCCTAAGTCAAGGCTTTGTAAGTTTTTACATTCTTTTATAGCTTCAGCTAACTCTTTTGCGCCAGCCTCTCCTAGGGAATTATTGTTTAAAACAAGGCTTTGTAAGTTAACACATTTAGGCAAAATGGATATTAATTTAGAATAAGGTGTAGGTTTAATTGTGTTACTAACTCTAATATCAGCAATGCTTTCAGCGAATTCAGTATTGTTGCTAATTTCCTCAGTTAATTCCACTATATAATCTGAACTAACTGTTATACTTCCTATAAAATTGGGATACAGCTTTTTTAGCAACTTACTTAGCTTAGAAAAAGCAGTATAGTTACGATCATTAATTCCAAAGATAATTTGATCATTGCAAATTGGCTCAATTTTTTCTAAAGCTTCATCTTGATTAGTGTTTATTAATAAATTTCGCCAGATTTCTATTATAGACATTATGTTTGCTTTTTTGTGGGATATAGTTGCTTCTGATGCATTATTAGCTTGGATAATATCATTTTTTATATCTGAGAGGTTAAATGCTTCACCTTCACTCAATTTATTTGGCCTAACAAAGAGGGTGTAGTTACATCCTGTTGGTTGCTGGAATGAAGAGCTTGCTAAATTAATTTGATCATGTAACTCTGTATAATTAAAATGCGTAAATATCTTGTTTGCTGTTACATCTACAGGTAATTTTGTGATATTTATATTGCTCATAAAGTCTTGCTGCTATAATGATTAAAATTATACACAAGTTAACAAAAGATTAAAAAACAGTCAAGTTGCTTATGATTTGCTAACTATGATATTAAGCTCATCCTTATCCCAAGCTTATTTAGCATTGGTTATATATAGCTTGGTTACAATTTTTATTACGTGCGTAGCATATAATAGGGATATTAAATATTATTAATTGCTAATAATATGTTTACAAAATTTATTTTAGCTATATTTTAAACATAATAAATAAAGCATAGACTGTAATTAGAGGTGGGTTTTTCCCGCCTTTTTTGTTAACCTAAAAACAGATTAATTAAATGATTGAAGATAAAATAATAGGCATAATAGCAACTCCGCTTGAGCTTGAAGGTTATGAAATCTATCGTATTAAGTTTTTTGAATATAAAAATCGTAATACTTTGCAAATTATGCTTGAACGTAAAGATGGGCAAGCAGTAACAATTGATGATTGTGAAAAGGCAAGCAACTTAGTGTCGGTATTGCTTGATGTGGAAGACCCAATTGAAGCGGAATATCATCTGGAAGTTAGCTCACCTGGTATAGATAGACCCCTACTTAAACCAGAGCATTATAAAAAATTTATAGGCCAAAGAGTAAAATTGCAAACTGTTGTACCAGTAAATAATTCGCGTAAATTTGTTGGTGATATCATTGAAGTTAAAGAGAATATTATTACCATTAAATGCGGTAAAGAAACATTGGATATTGAATATTCTAATATCGCATCAGGTAATTTAGTGCTTACTGATAGGTTAATCAAATTAATGCAACAGTAAAGTTAAATTAAAGTGTAGGAGAAGTCGACCATGATGAAGGGTGATTATTTTGAAAAGATGCAAATGTTTAAAGCGGTTGCTGCGGATACGCAGTTAACGCTTGATCAGATTTTAGATGCTGTTGCGCATGCTATGATGGTTGCCAGTCGTAAGAAATACGGTAAAGAACTGGATATTAAAGTTGATATTAGTCGTAAAACTGGTGAAGGCACTATTTATCGGGTTCAAACCGTGGTTGAAACCGTTACTAATCCAATTGTAGAGATCTCTCTTGAAGATGCGCTTCATAAAAAGCCTGATGCCAAAATTGGTGATCAAATTATAGAGCAATTACCTCCGATTGATTTAGGTAGGGTGGCCGCTCAATCAGCAAAAAATGATTTGGTAAATACTATCCGTGATGCTATTCGTACTAAGCAATATGAGGAATATGTAGGCCGTAAGGGTGAGATTATATTTGGTGTGGTTAAAAGAGTTGAAAATCGTAGCCTTATTATTGATATAGGCAGAGCGGAAGCTATCATTACTCAAGATAAATTGATTCCTAACGAAGTTTATAAGAATGGTGATCGTATTAAAGCTTATATTGAAGATATACTTAAAAACAATAAAGGACCCCAAATTTTCCTTTCTCGTACTCATCCACAATTTTTAGTGAAGCTTTTTGCCCAGGAAGTGCCAGAAATTTACGATGGCGTAATTCAAATTAAGTCAGTTGCTAGGGAGCCAGGTTCAAGGGCTAAAATCTCGGTATTTAGTAAGGACGATGGAATTGATCCGGTAGGTTCATGTGTTGGTATTCGTGGTTCACGCGTGCAAGCCGTTATTAATGAACTTCAAGGTGAAAAGATAGATATCATACCGTTTAGTGAAGATCCTGCTAAATTTGTTATCTCCGCTCTTTCTCCTGCTGCAGTAAGTAAAGTGGTAATTGATGAAGAAAAACATAAGATAGATGTGATTTTACCAACTGAGCAGCTAAGCTTAGCTATTGGTAGAAAAGGTCAAAATGTAAGGCTTGCAGCACAGCTTACCGGCTGGAATATTGATGTTGTTACTGATGAAGAAGATTCAAAACGTCGTTTTGAGGAATTTAATAGCCTTACCAAGTTATTTACAGAAGCGTTAGATGTTGATGAGTTAATTGCTCAGTTGCTAAGTGTAGAAGGATTTACCACCATTGAGGAAGTGGCTCTAGTAGACCTAAGCGAGCTTGTGGCGATCGAAGGATTTGATGAACAGCTAGCACAAGCGCTACAAGAGCGTGCTAAGGTTTATCTTGATGAGCAGCAAGCGGTGATGATTAATAAGTGGAAAAAACTTGGAGTGGCGCCAGCCTTGGCTAAAATAGAAGGATTTAATCCACAGATTTTAGTTAATATGGGTGAAAATAACATTAAAACCATGCAGGATTTGGCGGATTTATCTAGGGATGAATTTTTAGAAATTTGCCCAAATGCTTCTTTAAGTGATGAGCAAATTGATCAAATTATTATGGATGCACGTGCTCAGGTTGGTGAGTAATTCATTATAACAAAAGCGGGCATGTAGTTCGCTTTTGTTGCCTTTATAGAGTTTGGCTTGCTTAAGTATTCGCTCGGTATGTTCGGGTATGTATAAATTGACATTATTATGTTTTGATATATATTAACAAATCAAAAACTAATAAATTTTTTGCTCAGTAAAATTTAATAAATCTGAGTTGTAAAATCTTCAACTTGTAAGATTTTTTGATTCACGGATTGGTTATCAGGAAGAAATATGACTAACAATACAGATGCTACAAATAAACCCAAGTTGACCTTAAAGCTTGATCCCAATAAAATTAGCCCTAAGCTAGAAGGGGTAATTAAGCGAAATATTCCTGGTGCAACCACTTCAAAAAATGTAACCGTTGAAGTTCGTAAAAATAGAACGAGATCCTTAGAAGATAAGAAAGATATTTATGGAAAACAGGGCGGTAGTAAGGATTTAACTCAATCAGAACTTGCGGCTAGGATGACAGCTTTAAAAAATGCTGCTAACGTAAATGAAGATAATTTACTGTCTAAGAAAAGTAAACTTTCTGTATTTGAGAATACCCAAGAAGATATAGAGCAAGAAGTAATAAAACTGGAAAAGATAGCCAATGAGGAAAGTGCACAAGAGCCAATTGAAATTCGCTCAGCCGCTGAAAGTGTAGCATCTCATCAGGTAGCAAAATCTTTAGAAGTTAAGCATGATAAGACTCTTTCTAAAACTCCTGCAGCTAAAACAGCTGAAGAGTTTAACGATGAAGAAGAAAATAATAAGAAAAAATTGCTTGCAGATAAAACTAAAAAGATTGTTAAAGAAGAACCTGTAGTTCCAAGTAAGAACAAATATGAAGAGCGTCGGAATAGTAATCGTATTGATGTAAGAACTATTACCGAAGATGATGAACAAAAAGTAAAAACCAGAAGCCTATCATCAATCAAACGTGCCCGCGAAAAAGCTAAGAGGCAAGAGATTGGTATGAAGCCCCAGGAGAAAATTGTACGTGAGGTTATTGTACCAGAGATTATTACGGTGCAAGAGCTTGCATCACGTATGGCGGAAAAATCTTCTGATGTGTTAAAAGAGTTAATGAAATTAGGAATGTTGGTTACTATCAATCAACCTATTGATGCGGATACAGCAGAGCTGATAATTGAAACTTTTGGTCATAAAATAAAACGTGTGACTGAAGCGGATGTGGAAAATATTTTACTTGATGTAGCAGATAATCCTGAAGCATTAAAGCCGCGTCCTCCGGTAGTTACTATTATGGGTCACGTAGATCATGGTAAAACCTCTTTACTTGATGCTTTAAAGGCTACTGATGTAGCTTCTAAGGAAGCCGGTGGGATCACTCAGCATATTGGTGCATATCAAGTGAAGGTCAATGAAGATCACTTTATTACCTTTTTAGATACCCCAGGACACGAAGCATTTACTGCAATGCGTTCAAGAGGTGCACAAGTTACAGATATTGTAGTGTTAGTAGTAGCAGCAGATGATGGGATTATGGCCCAAACAGTAGAAGCTATTAACCATGCTAAAGCTGCAGATGTGCCAATTATCGTGGCAATTAACAAAATAGATAAACCTGAAGCTAATATTGAGCGTATTAAAAGCGAGTTGTTAAATCATGATTTGGTGCCAGAGGAATTTGGTGGTGATATCGTTAGCGTACCAGTATCAGCTAAACAAAGATTAAATTTAGATAAATTAATTGATGCGATTTTACTACAAGCTGAAATGTTAAATTTAACATCTAATCCAGACCGTAGTGCAAACGGAGCGATTATTGAAAGTAAAATTGATAAAGGTAAAGGAGTAGTTGCAACACTCTTGGTACAAAAAGGCAGCCTCAAAATTGGGGATATTATTGTGGCAGGTTCTACCTCTGGTAAAGTGAGAGCGATGCATAATGATAAAGGTAAAAATGTTACTATAGCATCTCCTTCAATGCCAGTAGAAGTTATTGGCCTTGAAAGTGCACCGGTTGCAGGCGATAGTTTTGCGGTAGTACAAACCGATAAGCAAGCTCGTGATATTGGTTCTTATCGTGAACGTAAAATGCGTGAAACTAAAAGTAGCCAGTTAAACCGTATGAATAATCTTGAAGCGATTTTTGCAAGATCAGCAGCCCAAGGTAAAGTTAAAGAATTACCGATCATTATTAAAGGTGACGTGCATGGTTCTATTGAAGCCATTGCAGCATCACTTAATAAAATTATTAACCAGGAAGTAAGAGTAAGAATTTTACATAGTGCAGTAGGTGCGATCACTGAATCAGATGTTTCACTGGCTCAAGCTTCTAATGCTATAATTTTAGGATTCAATGTTCGTGCAAGTAATGTTGCTAAACAAATGGCTGATCGCGATAAGATCGATATTAGATACTACTCAATCATCTATAATTTAATTGATGATATTAAACTTGCTTTAAGCGGAATGCTTGCGCCAATTATTCGTGAAGAATATATAGGAAACGCAGAGATCAGGCAGGTATTTAACATTACTAAATTTGGTAAAATTGCGGGATGTTACATTACCAATGGTATGATTAAACGCGGAGCAGGGGTAAGATTACTGAGGGATAATATTGTAATCCATGAAGGCAAGCTTAAAACCTTAAGACGTTTTAAAGATGACGTTAAAGAAGTAAAAGAAGGTTTTGAATGCGGTGTGGCTTTTGAAAACTACGAAGATATCAGAGAGAAAGACATGCTTGAAGCGTTTGAGTTAATTGAAGAAAAACAAAAATTATAAATTATGTTCAATTTTGATGAATTTAGTAAACAGGGTAAAAGTCAAAGGCAATTGAGAGTTGCACAAAGTGTTAAACGGGCACTTTCTGAAATTTTAATTGCTGGTCTGCCCGAATCTAAAGTGTGTTTTGAAAAACCTATTACAGTTTCTAATGTTAAAATTAGTGCTGATTTAACTGCTGCTACTGTTTTTGTTTATCCTTTTACTGGAGGAACAATTACCGATAAAGAGCAAAAAGAAATTATTGACGAACTGAAGTCACAAACTCATTATATTAGGCATCAGCTTGGTAAAAAAGTAAATTTAAGAAAAATACCTAACCTTTCTTTTAAAATTGATCAGAGCTATGATATCGCAGATAAAGTTAATATCCTTATAGATGAAATAGAGTAATACTAAAAACTTTCGATATAATCTCAAAACTATTCTTTACTTTAGCCGTTAAATTGGTTATTCACCTGCCAATACAAATATCAATAATATTTTAATATATTAGACTTCTTGTTCTTTTAGAACAAGAAGTCTAATATAGATTTACTATGTATTTGATAATAACAAGATGAGCTCACAAGAGGATAATGATCAATAATAAAAATATAGTTAATAATTCTTTATTAAACAGCTAGCAGCATTTAAGTTAACTCCTATCCAAGAAGTAACCTTGCTTACTATATGTAAAAGTTATAGCATAGATATTCATGCTGAGAATAGTTCTGAAGGTATAGATAATATATAGGCTGGTTTACTACCCTGAAGCCCGACTTTGTTAATAAAAAGGTAGAAATAG
This window of the Rickettsiales endosymbiont of Stachyamoeba lipophora genome carries:
- a CDS encoding flavin reductase family protein — protein: MFYEPALNNHGLNHSPLKSCVVPRPIGWISTISSNNITNLTPFSYFNLVADFPAMVMFSCVNRPDNFEDKDTLKNIKLNQQFVVNMVSFELKEQMNLTSGNFSYEVSEADKAGLELVDSQLVKPQRVKKSPIALECELYQIVELPAIKPITSNSLVLGKILGIYIADEVIEEGKVNIEKIQPVSRLGYMDYSSVDTIFSMQRPSNKADL
- a CDS encoding ribonuclease inhibitor yields the protein MSNINITKLPVDVTANKIFTHFNYTELHDQINLASSSFQQPTGCNYTLFVRPNKLSEGKAFNLSDIKNDIIQANNASEATISHKKTNIMSIIEIWRNLLINTNQDEALEKIEPICNDQIIFGINDRNYTAFSKLSKLLKKLYPNFIGSITVSSDYIVELTEEISNNTEFAESIADIRVDNTTKPAPYSKLISILPKCVNLQSLNLSNNDIGEAGAKDLAVALKECKNLQYLALGSNHIGNAGAKELAEALKQCTNLQGLALGSNHIGNAGAKELAEALKQCTNLQHLALGSNHIGNAGAKELAEALKQCTNLQSLALGYNSIGNAGAKELAKALKQCTNLQHLDLSINSIGDAGAEELAEALKECENLQHLDLSNNHIGNAGAKELAEALKECKNLQSLNLTLNSIGAAGAQELAEALKECKNLQGLNLTFNSIGAAGAQELAEALKECKNLQGLALGYNFIGDDGAKELTKALKEYENLQFLDLSGNTIGAAGAQDLAKALKEYESLQFLDLSSNRLGDAGAQALAEALKECKNLQHLNLRENTIGDDGAKSLGEAIGKIPNCKITISFDHNSSENAFEQAKAEQQQILATHEIEQQQILKQQTQVQKASENQFISKVRSFWNHKTTQVTLKIALGIIGLGGCIAAYCYLPAKSKPNLLKYVEDKVYSFMTTIPAANHAIKQSTGFVSKLLNQAKTFTCYSK
- the nusA gene encoding transcription termination factor NusA, encoding MMKGDYFEKMQMFKAVAADTQLTLDQILDAVAHAMMVASRKKYGKELDIKVDISRKTGEGTIYRVQTVVETVTNPIVEISLEDALHKKPDAKIGDQIIEQLPPIDLGRVAAQSAKNDLVNTIRDAIRTKQYEEYVGRKGEIIFGVVKRVENRSLIIDIGRAEAIITQDKLIPNEVYKNGDRIKAYIEDILKNNKGPQIFLSRTHPQFLVKLFAQEVPEIYDGVIQIKSVAREPGSRAKISVFSKDDGIDPVGSCVGIRGSRVQAVINELQGEKIDIIPFSEDPAKFVISALSPAAVSKVVIDEEKHKIDVILPTEQLSLAIGRKGQNVRLAAQLTGWNIDVVTDEEDSKRRFEEFNSLTKLFTEALDVDELIAQLLSVEGFTTIEEVALVDLSELVAIEGFDEQLAQALQERAKVYLDEQQAVMINKWKKLGVAPALAKIEGFNPQILVNMGENNIKTMQDLADLSRDEFLEICPNASLSDEQIDQIIMDARAQVGE
- the trmB gene encoding tRNA (guanosine(46)-N7)-methyltransferase TrmB; the protein is MNEETNKYFKAPVSFARRVGKGFNVRHRKFLNNNKQFLIENSSQINDQFTAHILEIGSGNGHHLLNLCKQNPSSLVIGAEVFLSGVVQSLQNALEQNVQNLQFFADDVNLLLGLELNFKFSKIYILFPDPWPKRKQNKRRLINTDFITKLLVKLENEGQIIIATDHPDYAKWVAEHLNQTNMINYQKTDQAPVEYSPTKYHSKDMAGYNLVTWFYITKRI
- the eno gene encoding phosphopyruvate hydratase; protein product: MREIISIYGREILDSRGLPTIEVDVELADGSFGRASVPSGSSVGTLEAVELRDEDELRFKGKGVLKAVEAINTEINEHLIGIDGLEQFYVDQALVELDNTEHKSRLGANAILGVSLAVARAAANSLHIPLYKYIGGSNARVMPMPMMNVINGGKHADNNLSIQEFMIIPIGAENIADAIRMGCEVNYTLRDILKQKGYSVNIGDEGGFAPNLEYNEEAIELIIKSIHDSGYKLNSDFVLAIDSAASEFFMDTHYQIDNQKFTTDELINFYHKLVDDYPIVSIEDALSEHDRSGWKDLTAALGSKIQLVADDLFVTNPQLLQEGINDQLANAILVKPNQIGTITEMLNTVRIAHDSGYKVIMSHRSGETEDSTIAHLAIGTNCGQIKTGGLCRSDRMAKYNELLRIYETIGEEAYFNKNIFKNHHYERGDE
- the rimP gene encoding ribosome maturation factor RimP — encoded protein: MIEDKIIGIIATPLELEGYEIYRIKFFEYKNRNTLQIMLERKDGQAVTIDDCEKASNLVSVLLDVEDPIEAEYHLEVSSPGIDRPLLKPEHYKKFIGQRVKLQTVVPVNNSRKFVGDIIEVKENIITIKCGKETLDIEYSNIASGNLVLTDRLIKLMQQ